One Setaria viridis chromosome 5, Setaria_viridis_v4.0, whole genome shotgun sequence genomic region harbors:
- the LOC117858040 gene encoding uncharacterized protein, whose amino-acid sequence MAGRKAGNAAALVAVLIVAAMAAEAGAIKLCGVDRTAVDACRSYCAVGSAEASPSKACCDKVRPAQWDCLCKFKGSLPDGIDGARVMDLQYKCKCDYPPATCGAN is encoded by the coding sequence ATGGCCGGGAGGAAGGCGGGcaacgcggcggcgctggtggcggtGCTGATCGTGGCCGCaatggcggcggaggccggcgcgaTTAAGCTCTGCGGCGTGGACCGGACGGCGGTGGACGCGTGCCGGTCGTACTGCGCCGTGGGCAGCGCGGAGGCGAGCCCCAGCAAGGCCTGCTGCGACAAGGTGAGGCCCGCGCAGTGGGACTGCCTCTGCAAGTTCAAGGGCAGCCTCCCCGATGGCATCGACGGCGCGCGCGTCATGGATCTCCAGTACAAGTGCAAGTGCGACTACCCGCCGGCCACGTGCGGCGCCAACTAA
- the LOC117858037 gene encoding pentatricopeptide repeat-containing protein At1g31430, translated as MPPPLLAVALPTLLSHLRACRSASHALQCHALLLTSGHLAAAPTRLSNLLLRALASVSAPAAHAHADAVFAHLPEVATRDPFPWNTIVRLHAPARPRAALLYFARMRRCAVQPDAYTFPAVLKACGCAPGCRIGLLVHAEAVGRGLGADLFTVNALISFYCRVRDCRSGRKVFDEASGVSRDLVSWNSMVAGYVGCGEMELAQELFDEMPERDAFSWATMIDGCGKQAGGVDRARELFDQMPNRDLVCWNSMIDGYAKHGRIDEARSLFEEMPERNVISWSVLIDGYVRCGEAKEALEYFQSMLRCGVRPDRVAAVGAVTACAQLGALEQGRWLHSYLEKKKVLFDVVVQTALIDMYMKCGRLDLAKLIFESMAERSVVTWNVMIVGLGTHGYGLDAVTLFHRMEAERAPMDDLSVLAVLTACTHAGLVSEGLGIFHRMKKDFRIDPKVEHYGALVDLLGRAGRLDQARHAIETMPMEPTPELWGSLLAACRSHRCIELAELSVERLANLGADDSGVYVLLSNIYADEGMWADVLRIRKLMSDEGMKKDIGRSVIDVDGEIHEFVNGGGSHLCRDEIYLMLRDLSNMAASI; from the coding sequence ATGCCGCCTCCGCTTCTCGCCGTCGCGCTGCCGACGCTCCTCTCCCACCTCCGTGCGTGCAGGTCGGCCTCCCACGCGCTGCAGTGCCACgccctcctcctcacctccggccacctcgccgccgccccaacCCGCCTCTccaacctcctcctccgcgccctcGCATCCGtctccgcgcccgccgcgcacGCGCACGCGGACGCCGTCTTCGCGCACCTCCCGGAGGTCGCCACCCGCGATCCCTTCCCATGGAACACCATCGTCCGCCTCCACGCTCCGGcgcgcccccgcgccgcgctccTCTACTTCGCGCGGATGCGCCGTTGCGCCGTGCAGCCCGACGCCTACACGTTCCCGGCCGTGCTCAAGGCCTGCGGCTGCGCGCCTGGTTGCAGGATCGGGCTCCTGGTGCACGCGGAGGCCGTGGGGAGGGGGCTTGGCGCGGACCTCTTCACGGTGAATGCGCTCATCAGCTTCTACTGTAGGGTGCGGGACTGCCGCTCGGGTAGGAAGGTGTTCGACGAGGCGAGTGGCGTCTCGCGGGACCTCGTCTCGTGGAACTCCATGGTGGCGGGGTACGTAGGGTGTGGGGAGATGGAGCTCGCGCAGGAactgttcgacgaaatgccggAGAGGGACGCCTTCTCCTGGGCGACCATGATCGACGGGTGCGGGAAGCAGGCTGGTGGTGTGGACCGTGCGCGCGAACTGTTTGACCAAATGCCTAATAGGGATTTGGTGTGCTGGAACTCGATGATTGATGGTTATGCCAAGCACGGGAGGATAGATGAGGCAAGGTCACTGTTCGAGGAAATGCCGGAGAGGAATGTGATCTCATGGAGTGTTCTCATTGATGGGTATGTCAGGTGCGGGGAGGCGAAGGAGGCTTTGGAGTATTTTCAGAGCATGCTACGGTGTGGTGTAAGGCCTGACAGGGTCGCTGCGGTTGGGGCTGTCACGGCTTGTGCTCAGCTGGGTGCTTTGGAGCAAGGCAGATGGCTGCATTCTtacttggagaagaagaaggtatTATTCGATGTTGTGGTGCAGACAGCTTTGATAGATATGTACATGAAGTGCGGGCGCTTGGATCTTGCCAAGTTGATCTTTGAAAGCATGGCTGAGAGGAGTGTAGTCACTTGGAATGTGATGATCGTTGGACTAGGAACTCATGGTTATGGTCTGGATGCCGTCACACTGTTCCATCGAATGGAGGCTGAAAGAGCTCCGATGGATGATCTAAGTGTACTTGCTGTGCTCACTGCGTGCACACATGCTGGATTGGTATCAGAGGGTTTAGGGATATTTCACAGAATGAAAAAGGATTTCAGGATAGATCCCAAGGTAGAACATTATGGAGCATTGGTTGATCTACTTGGCCGTGCTGGACGTTTGGATCAAGCTAGGCATGCTatagaaacaatgcccatggaaCCAACTCCGGAGTTGTGGGgatctcttcttgctgcctgccGAAGCCATAGGTGCATTGAGCTGGCTGAATTATCAGTTGAACGCCTTGCAAATCTTGGAGCCGATGATTCAGGAGTCTATGTTCTTCTGTCAAACATCTATGCTGATGAAGGAATGTGGGCTGATGTTTTGAGGATTAGGAAATTGATGAGTGATGAGGGGATGAAAAAAGATATTGGGCGGAGTGTGATTGATGTAGATGGAGAAATACATGAGTTTGTGAACGGAGGCGGCTCACATCTTTGTAGGGATGAAATTTACTTGATGCTGCGGGATTTGTCTAACATGGCAGCATCTATTTGA
- the LOC117858432 gene encoding signal peptide peptidase-like 3 — MAIPTSSPPRRGRLVLLRLLSALLLARTAAGAASEFDDGTSPKFPGCDNTLQKVKVMYWVNGDEQNSLTGISARFGAVLPDTAPSDSKKDPAVLPDPKGSCAKSSKPLAGSVAVAERGECTFIEKAKTAEAGAAAALLIVNDEDGLQKMVCTDKDPPPNINIPVVMVSNSSGDKIHSAIFDGNKVDILMYAPQKPSFDGAIPFLWLMAVGTVACASVWTVAVVGEEPNKNAAPLGGEENPDAEVVELQTKTALVFIVTSSLVLLFLFFFKSTWSAWLLVFLFCVGAIQGMNYVASTLAIRACSRCGEAKVKLPGIGNVKVLTLITLPLAFIFACTWVAHQNSPSGWVGQNFMGICMMILVLQVVHMPNIKVASALLIAAFLYDIFWVFVSPLIFKKSVMITVARGSDDGPSLPMVLKMPKEFDSWNGYDMIGFGDILFPGLLVAFSFRFDRSHGKDLTDGYFLCLMIGYAFGLSCTYVGLYLMNSGQPALLYLVPSTLGVITLLGAKRGELSQLWNAKV; from the exons ATGGCGATCCcgacctcctcccctccccgccgcggccgcctcgtcctcctccgcctcctctccgcCTTGCTCctcgcccgcaccgccgccggcgccgcctcggaGTTCGACGACGGCACCTCGCCCAAGTTCCCCGGCTGCGACAACACCCTGCAAAAGGTGAAGGTGATGTACTGGGTGAACGGCGACGAGCAGAACAGCCTGACGGGGATCAGCGCGAGGTTCGGCGCCGTCCTTCCGGACACCGCCCCGTCCGACAGCAAGAAGGACCCGGCCGTCCTCCCCGACCCCAAGGGCAGCTGCGCCAAGTCGTCCAAGCCGCTGGCCGGCTCCGTCGCCGTGGCGGAGCGCGGGGAGTGCACGTTCATCGAGAAGGCCAAgacggcggaggccggcgccgccgccgcgttgcTCATCGTCAACGACGAAGATG GTCTGCAGAAGATGGTCTGCACCGACAAGGATCCGCCTCCCAACATCAACATCCCCGTCGTCATGGTGTCCAACTCCTCGGGCGACAAGATTCATTCAGCCATCTTTGACGGGAACAAGG TGGACATTCTCATGTACGCGCCGCAGAAGCCATCCTTCGATGGCGCCATACCTTTCCTCTGGCTGATGGCCGTCGGCACGGTGGCCTGCGCCTCCGTCTGGActgtcgccgtcgtcggagaAGAG CCTAACAAGAACGCCGCTCCGCTCGGCGGAGAGGAGAATCCCGACGCCGAGGTTGTGGAGCTGCAGACCAAGACCGCGCTGGTGTTCATCGTCACATCGTCGCTTGTCCTgctgttcctcttcttcttcaagtCCACCTGGTCCGCGTGGTTGCTAGTATTCCTCTTCTGCGTCGGCGCTATCCAG GGAATGAACTACGTCGCATCAACTCTCGCGATAAG AGCATGCAGCCGGTGTGGCGAAGCGAAGGTGAAGCTTCCTGGCATAGGGAATGTGAAGGTGCTGACACTGATTACCTTGCCGTTAGCCTTTATCTTCGCATGTACCTGGGTTGCGCACCAGAACTCACCGTCCGGTTGGGTTGGTCAGAACTTCATG GGCATCTGTATGATGATTCTTGTATTGCAAGTGGTCCATATGCCGAATATAAAG GTCGCATCGGCGCTCCTCATCGCTGCTTTTCTGTACGACATATTTTGGGTGTTCGTATCACCCCTCATATTCAAGAAAAGTGTCATGATCACA GTCGCTCGTGGTAGCGATGATGGGCCAAGCCTTCCCATGGTACTGAAGATGCCAAAGGAGTTCGATTCATGGAATGGGTACGACATGATTGGATTTGGGGACATTCTCTTCCCAGGACTGCTTGTTGCTTTCAGTTTCAG ATTTGACAGATCACACGGCAAGGACTTGACTGACGGCTACTTCCTCTGCCTAATGATCGGTTACGCCTTTG GCTTGTCATGCACATACGTTGGCCTGTACCTTATGAATAGTGGCCAGCCTGCTCTGCTATACCTTGTTCCTTCGACATTAG GAGTTATCACCCTGCTTGGCGCCAAAAGAGGTGAGCTCAGTCAGCTCTGGAACGCAAAGGTGTAA
- the LOC117857360 gene encoding protein YLS7: MGGLISGGGAMPMSLPGRKAPAGGAGVRRWVVTIVVSVAALLLTLLLISLSVGSSLPRTSLQDYLPVSVTGLGKLSSPDHADGNTNGTAIGEESLQGGREPLVEQNGQGGDVDSGQPSAVTGKIESKEPDPVAPGDTTSTPDEDSSNESQKEDSSNESQKAEQGTCDLYHGEWVLDSSGPLYTNNSCPIITQMQNCQGNGRPDKEYENWRWKPEQCNLPRFDARKFLELMRGKTLAFVGDSVARNQMESLVCLLWQVDVPQNRGNKRMHKWLFKSTSTTIARVWSSWLVHRSTEAVGIAPKGIDKVFLDVPDETFMEFLPRFDVIVLSSGHWFAKRSAYVLNGNVVGGQLWWPRQAGKMQMNNVDAFGVSVETCLTAVATNPNFTGLAIVRTWSPDHYEGGAWNTGGSCTGKVKPLDEVVRNGFTDAMYGKQVEGFRKAVKNAGEHGSRLKLMDITEPFAFRADGHPGPYRSPDPNKKTQRGPDGKPPPQDCLHWCMPGPVDTWNEMLLETIRREFERDSS; this comes from the exons ATGGGAGGGCTGATCTCGGGGGGAGGGGCCATGCCCATGAGCTTGCCGGGGAGGAAGGCcccggcggggggcgccggagTCCGGCGGTGGGTCGTCACCATCGTCGTGTCGGTGGCGGCGCTGTTGCTGACCCTCCTGTTGATATCGCTGTCCGTGGGCTCGTCCCTGCCTCGGACGTCGCTGCAAGATTACCTCCCCGTCAGCGTTACTGGCCTGGGGAAGCTTTCGTCGCCGGACCATGCTGATGGAAACACGAACGgcactgcgattggggaagaatCCTTGCAGGGTGGCCGGGAACCCTTAGTGGAGCAGAATGGTCAGGGCGGTGACGTGGATTCTGGCCAACCGTCGGCGGTTACTGGAAAAATCGAAAGCAAAGAGCCGGATCCAGTTGCTCCCGGTGATACCACGTCAACCCCGGATGAGGATTCATCAAATGAATCTCAAAAGGAGGATTCATCAAATGAATCTCAAAAGGCGGAGCAAG GTACTTGTGATCTATACCATGGGGAGTGGGTTCTTGATTCTTCTGGGCCGCTATACACAAACAACTCTTGCCCTATCATTACACAGATGCAAAATTGTCAAGGAAACGGGCGACCGGATAAGGAATATGAGAACTGGAGATGGAAACCAGAACAGTGCAATCTTCCGCGCTTTGATGCAAGGAAGTTCTTGGAGTTGATGAGAGGCAAGACACTTGCGTTTGTTGGGGATTCAGTTGCTCGGAATCAGATGGAATCCCTTGTTTGCCTTCTGTGGCAG GTAGACGTCCCACAAAACCGTGGCAACAAAAGGATGCACAAGTGGCTGTTCAAGTCAACTTCAACAACTATTGCCCGTGTCTGGTCTTCTTGGTTAGTGCACAGGTCAACTGAAGCTGTGGGGATTGCTCCCAAGGGTATTGATAAGGTTTTTctggatgtccctgatgagacCTTCATGGAGTTTCTCCCAAGGTTTGATGTAATTGTCCTCTCCTCCGGCCACTGGTTCGCCAAACGATCAGCCTATGTCCTTAATGGCAATGTTGTTGGAGGGCAGCTCTGGTGGCCTCGTCAAGCAGGAAAAATGCAGATGAACAACGTGGATGCTTTTGGTGTGTCTGTTGAGACTTGCCTGACTGCTGTGGCAACTAACCCAAATTTCACTGGCCTAGCTATCGTGCGCACGTGGTCACCAGATCACTATGAAGGTGGAGCATGGAACACTGGTGGATCATGCACAGGAAAGGTCAAGCCCTTGGATGAGGTGGTGAGGAATGGCTTTACTGATGCGATGTATGGTAAGCAGGTTGAAGGCTTCAGGAAAGCAGTGAAGAATGCAGGGGAACACGGTTCTCGGTTGAAGTTGATGGACATCACTGAACCCTTTGCCTTCAGGGCTGATGGGCATCCTGGCCCATATAGAAGTCCTGACCCAAACAAGAAAACACAGAGAGGGCCAGATGGAAAGCCTCCGCCTCAGGATTGCTTGCATTGGTGCATGCCAGGACCAGTAGATACATGGAATGAGATGTTGCTAGAGACCATACGAAGAGAGTTCGAGAGAGATAGTAGCTGA
- the LOC117857361 gene encoding uncharacterized protein encodes MAVYIRLNDAVRARLRGDDAAGAGCTSSGSDHDASACLSGLVQAFLETEAGAAEEGAGPAPKEYDSDDGDGSERAAAAAASVRELLDPPAKEDVFRIRLAAAVAAAMEAEAALRAHGAAFRRAVMRRLRGAGYDAGVCKSRWEASGGITAGTYEYVDVVAPPAARGGPRGRYIVDADFRAGLEVARATPEYAAVVAAVPASAVVAREESVGRAVRVASDSARRSLRAHGLHVPPWRKTRYMLAKWLGPYKRSTTTSPAAMPMPGAAGLDVKCRAVGFFPPPAAAPAARIK; translated from the coding sequence ATGGCCGTGTACATCCGCCTCAACGACGCcgtccgcgcgcgcctccgcggggatgacgccgccggcgcggggtgcaccagcagcggcagcgaccACGACGCGTCCGCCTGCCTCTCCGGGCTCGTGCAGGCGTTCCTCGAGAcggaggccggcgccgccgaggagggagctgggccggcgccGAAGGAGTATGATTCCGATGATGGGGATGGTTCTGAGCGagcggccgccgctgcggcgtcCGTGAGAGAGCTGCTCGACCCGCCGGCGAAGGAGGACGTGTTCCGGATCAGGctggccgccgcggtggcggcggccatggaggcggaggcggcgctgcgGGCGCACGgggcggcgttccggcgcgcCGTGATGCGGCGCCTGCGCGGCGCGGGATACGACGCCGGCGTGTGCAAGTCGCGGTGGGAGGCGTCCGGCGGCATCACGGCCGGGACGTACGAGTACGTCGACGTGGTGGCACCGCCGGCTGCGAGGGGCGGACCGCGGGGCAGGTACATTGTAGACGCCGACTTCCGGGCGGGGCTGGAGGTGGCGCGCGCGACGCCCGAGTACGCGGCCGTCGTGGCCGCGGtgccggcgtcggcggtggtggcgcgggaGGAGTCGGTCGGGCGCGCCGTGCGCGTGGCGTCCGACTCGGCGCGGCGGTCGCTCCGCGCCCACGGCCTGCACGTGCCGCCGTGGCGCAAGACCCGGTACATGCTCGCCAAGTGGCTCGGGCCCTACAAGCGGTCGaccaccacctcgccggcggcaatgCCGatgcccggcgccgccggtctGGACGTCAAGTGCCGCGCCGTCGGGTTCTtcccgcccccggccgccgcgccggcggcgaggatcaAGTAG